The Rathayibacter caricis DSM 15933 genomic sequence GCTCCGGCGGGCGGATCGGGGCGGACGGGGGAGGAAGTGGCGCGGCATGGGGATCGCTCTCGGTCGGAGGCGACGGGGGCCGCCGAGGTCGACGCTAGGTCCAGGGACCTCGGAAGCGTCATGCGGCCCTGACCCCAGAACGGCCGGAATGCACTTTCCTCAGCGCGTGGCAGGGATCCGGAGCACGTGCACGCGACTGACCGCCCAGGCCAGTGCACCCGCGAGCACGAACGCCACCGCGATCGCCGCCACGTAGGCGGCCACCGAGCCGTAGCCGTTCGCCGGGTCGAGGAAGGGGTACGGCACCCAGCCGTCGGTCGCTCCGCGCACGAGCACGACGACGAGCCAGACGATCGGATAGACGACCACGACCCAGAGGCGGCGCCAGGGCAGCGGCGGCCGGTCGCCGATCAGCAGCCAGTCGAGCACTCCGTAGAGCGGGAACAGCACGTGCATCACCGTGTTGGCCCACGGGAGGGTGACGCCGCCCGCCAGGCCCGCGAGCAGCAGGTTGTAGACGACTCCGACGATCGCGATGTAGCCGGTGGCCGCGCCGCGCGCGAGGACCAGGCCCGATCCCTGCGGCCGTCGCGCCAGCGAGAGCCCGGCGGTGATCAGCAGGATCACCGCGAGGAGGATGTTGCCCTGGATGGTGAAGAAGCCGAAGAAGTTGAGCGGGTTCAGCGGGGTCCGGGACGCGGTGTCGAGAGCGGTCGCGGCCACCGCGGTCAGCACCGTGAGGGCGACGAGGATCCGGACGACGGCGACGGCGGGTCTCATGGCGCTCCTTCGGGGGCGACGCGGCGCCGCTGGGGTCGAGGGTAGTCGTCCGACGCAGGGTCCCGGTGAGCACGCGAGATCGTGGTCACCAGGCCCTAGCCTCGGGAGGTGCTCACGATCGGTGTCGACCTCGCGGCGGAGCCCGGCCGCACCGCCCGGGCCGCTGTGGAGTGGGCGGAGGGGCGCGCCGTCGTCCGCACCGTGGCGCTCGACTCCTCCGACGCCGACATCGTCGAGCTCTCGCGCGGAGCCCGTGCGGTCGGCATCGACTGCGCGTTCGGCTGGCCGCTCGAGTTCGCCGCGTTCGTGCAGGCGCACACCCGGCGCGAGGTCGCTCCGCGGACCCTCGCCGGCCGCGACTGGCGCCGCCGGCTCGCCTACCGCGAGACCGACCGCGCCGCACGCGAGGCGACCGGGCGCTGGCCGCTGAGCGTCTCGACCGACCGACTGGGCATGACAGCGATGCGCTGCGCCGAGCTGCTCGAGGCCTTCGAGGCCGCCGGCGAGGACGTCGACCGGTCGGGAGGCGGACGCCTCGTCGAGGTCTACCCGGCGGCGGCGCTGCGCCACTGGCGGATCGACACCACCGGCTACAAGACCCGCCCCGAGGCCGTGCCGGCGGCCGTCGCCGCCCTGCGCCGCGCGGCTCCGTGGCTCGAGGGGCCGGCGGACGCGTTCGCGCTGATGGAGCGGTCGAACGACGCACTCGATGCGGTCGTCGCGGCGCTGAACGCGCGCGCCCACGCGCTCGGCGCGACCCTGCCCATCCCTCCGGAGCACCGCGACGCCGCCCAGGCCGAGGGCTGGATCGCACTGCCGACCGGCGCCCTCGAGGACCTGGTCTAGGCCCCGAGATGGTCGAGCGCCGCGGCCAGCAGGGCCCGGTGCCCCGGCGAGCGGTACGACTCGGCCGTGTGGCCGAGGGCGTCGTAGACGGTGCGTCCGCCGCTCGGGCGCTCGAGGGCCCAGACGAGCGGATGCTCCACTCCGTCGTGCTCGTGCACGGCGAGCACCTCGGCGCTGTCCGCGACCTCGAGCCAGGAGTAGCGCTCGTCCTCCACGTCGAAGTCGGGCACGTCCTGCACCGCCGGCCGGTCGCGGCGCACCCGGATCCGCGCCGGGCCGAAGTCCGGGTGCATGGTGACGTCCGGCACCCAGCGGCCGCCGAGCAGCTCCGTCCACTCCGGTGCATCGGCGAAGCTCGTGGACGAGACGTGGAGGGCGAGGACCGGCAGGGTCGAGTCGCGCAGTCGGGCGAGACCGTCGCGCGCTGTCGTCGAGGAGGGAGAGGGGCTCCCGTCGCGGGGGAGGCCGACGTTCACGACGACGAGCCCCCGAAGCTCCTCCGCGAGAGCCTCCTCGACATCCCCTCGAATCTCGACGCGGTGACCGCGAGACGTCAGCAGGTCCGCGACGGCGGCGCTGGTCTCGCGGAACGGATGCCAGGGGTCGCTGTAGCGGCCCTCTCCGCTCAGGAGCAGTGCGCGCACCTCGGGGTCAGGCCGGGATCTTCCGGCCGAGGGCGGAGGCCGCGATCTCGGCGGCGCGCTCGGCCTCCTCGACCGAGGCGAAGGGGCCGGTGGCGACGAAGGGGTCGGTGATAAGGCGGCGGTCGATCTCGAGCCGGAACCGGGGCAGCTCCGCCCCGGGGACGACGACGATCCGGACTCCGTTCCGGCTCCATCGCGCGGGTTGGATGATGGGTGTCTGTGTCATGGTGCTCTCCGCTTTCGCGTGTCGTAGCGCGTCCGGCTCTCGCCTCACCGCGCATGCCTCACGCTACGTCGGTCGGCTGCGAGCTCCCACGGGCTTGACCTCACGGGGCGCCCGGAGTAGCAGCTCACCTTAGGCGGTCGAGCGTCTCGCTGATCGTGCGCAGGCACTGGATGAGGACGGCCATCTGCTTCGCGTCGAGGTCGGCGAGGACCTCGCCCTCGGCGTGCACCAGGTGCCGCATGGCCTCGTCGACGCGCTTCGTGCCGCGCGGCGTGAGCGAGACGATCTTGCTCCGCGAGTCGGCGGCGTTCTGCTCGCGGACGAGGAGGCCGC encodes the following:
- a CDS encoding Pr6Pr family membrane protein, giving the protein MRPAVAVVRILVALTVLTAVAATALDTASRTPLNPLNFFGFFTIQGNILLAVILLITAGLSLARRPQGSGLVLARGAATGYIAIVGVVYNLLLAGLAGGVTLPWANTVMHVLFPLYGVLDWLLIGDRPPLPWRRLWVVVVYPIVWLVVVLVRGATDGWVPYPFLDPANGYGSVAAYVAAIAVAFVLAGALAWAVSRVHVLRIPATR
- a CDS encoding DUF429 domain-containing protein, translated to MLTIGVDLAAEPGRTARAAVEWAEGRAVVRTVALDSSDADIVELSRGARAVGIDCAFGWPLEFAAFVQAHTRREVAPRTLAGRDWRRRLAYRETDRAAREATGRWPLSVSTDRLGMTAMRCAELLEAFEAAGEDVDRSGGGRLVEVYPAAALRHWRIDTTGYKTRPEAVPAAVAALRRAAPWLEGPADAFALMERSNDALDAVVAALNARAHALGATLPIPPEHRDAAQAEGWIALPTGALEDLV
- a CDS encoding ThuA domain-containing protein translates to MRALLLSGEGRYSDPWHPFRETSAAVADLLTSRGHRVEIRGDVEEALAEELRGLVVVNVGLPRDGSPSPSSTTARDGLARLRDSTLPVLALHVSSTSFADAPEWTELLGGRWVPDVTMHPDFGPARIRVRRDRPAVQDVPDFDVEDERYSWLEVADSAEVLAVHEHDGVEHPLVWALERPSGGRTVYDALGHTAESYRSPGHRALLAAALDHLGA